The Methylomusa anaerophila genome has a segment encoding these proteins:
- a CDS encoding oxidoreductase yields the protein MAKYDKLFETVKIGSMVLKNRFIQPPMVVNYCSSDGHVTDRYIAYIRARAKGGVGMIVTEATYVHSSGKGFINELGIYKDELIPGLKKLTAAVHEEGGKIAVQLYHGGRQTSSATTGMPIMAPSPIPCPFVGEMPKEMTEEDIREIVEAYGEGARRAKDAGFDAVEIHGAHGYLINQFLSPYSNKRSDEYGGSLINRARFPLAVVQKVREIVGPDFPVQYRMSAEEYVEGGLTVEDTKAFSIMLVDNSVNAIHVSGGVYESAAYILPPAAIPQGVYVNNAAAIREAIGAKVPVIVAARLKNPDMMVEIVEAGKADMISIGRTLLADPEFPNKLKTGKLEDIRKCTGCNQGCVDRLLAAQDIGCLGNPLTGHEGEFNLEKKAANKKKVLVVGGGPGGLEAARIATLGGHNVFLYEKSDKLGGLLNCVSLAPHKDEFEELKNFQIAQIEKLGVHVTLNQSVDGAVIDRLQPDVVIMATGSQPIKLKIPGLENVRVKNGEEILFGATFGKSAVVIGGGAVGCETAEFMADKGAKVIIVEMQEEAAKEVGLLERALLLQRLAQKGVTILTGGAAQEVTAKGELIIKRNGGEEILRGIDTVVLAVGYKSVTELEDVLKEKEVPYVKIGDCSKPRKVLDATWEAFHECYSL from the coding sequence ATGGCGAAATACGACAAATTATTTGAAACTGTGAAAATCGGAAGCATGGTGTTAAAAAACCGTTTTATCCAGCCCCCCATGGTGGTAAACTACTGTTCTTCGGATGGACATGTGACAGATCGTTACATTGCCTACATACGGGCAAGAGCGAAAGGTGGTGTAGGTATGATTGTTACAGAGGCAACCTATGTCCACTCCAGTGGAAAAGGATTCATTAACGAATTAGGAATCTATAAGGATGAACTTATACCGGGGTTGAAAAAGTTAACCGCGGCCGTACATGAAGAAGGTGGCAAGATTGCTGTGCAGCTTTATCATGGCGGTCGACAGACTAGCTCGGCCACGACTGGAATGCCTATTATGGCGCCATCACCTATACCCTGTCCGTTTGTCGGTGAAATGCCGAAGGAGATGACAGAAGAAGATATCCGTGAGATAGTAGAGGCTTACGGGGAAGGGGCGCGGCGTGCCAAAGATGCAGGTTTCGATGCCGTAGAAATTCACGGGGCTCACGGTTACTTAATCAACCAATTCCTTTCTCCTTATAGCAATAAGCGATCCGACGAGTATGGCGGATCGCTCATCAACCGCGCTCGTTTCCCGCTGGCGGTGGTGCAAAAGGTGCGAGAAATAGTTGGGCCGGACTTTCCTGTACAATATAGAATGAGCGCTGAGGAATATGTTGAAGGCGGCCTTACTGTCGAGGATACTAAAGCCTTTTCGATAATGCTTGTGGATAATAGCGTAAATGCCATTCATGTGAGCGGGGGGGTCTATGAGTCAGCTGCATATATTCTTCCGCCGGCCGCTATCCCCCAAGGAGTTTACGTGAACAATGCTGCGGCCATCAGGGAAGCCATTGGCGCCAAGGTTCCCGTCATTGTCGCAGCTAGACTGAAAAATCCTGACATGATGGTAGAGATAGTAGAAGCTGGCAAAGCGGACATGATTTCCATAGGACGAACACTGCTGGCTGATCCTGAATTTCCCAATAAACTGAAAACTGGGAAGCTAGAGGATATCCGGAAATGCACCGGCTGCAACCAAGGATGTGTCGACCGTCTTCTTGCTGCTCAGGATATCGGTTGTTTAGGGAATCCTTTGACTGGCCATGAGGGGGAGTTTAATCTTGAGAAAAAAGCGGCAAATAAGAAAAAGGTTCTCGTGGTAGGAGGCGGACCTGGTGGATTGGAAGCGGCACGGATTGCAACGTTGGGTGGACATAACGTCTTTTTATATGAAAAAAGCGATAAGCTAGGAGGTCTTCTCAATTGCGTATCCCTTGCTCCTCACAAAGACGAGTTTGAAGAGTTAAAGAATTTTCAGATTGCTCAGATTGAGAAACTAGGTGTTCACGTTACACTAAATCAGTCCGTGGATGGAGCGGTCATCGACCGTCTGCAACCTGACGTTGTTATCATGGCGACGGGTTCCCAGCCAATCAAACTAAAGATTCCCGGACTTGAGAATGTACGGGTTAAGAATGGGGAGGAAATCCTTTTCGGTGCTACTTTCGGAAAAAGTGCGGTTGTTATAGGTGGTGGCGCTGTTGGCTGCGAAACTGCAGAGTTTATGGCGGACAAGGGAGCTAAGGTGATAATCGTTGAGATGCAGGAAGAAGCGGCTAAAGAAGTAGGTTTGTTGGAAAGAGCGTTACTTTTGCAAAGGCTTGCACAAAAGGGAGTGACAATCTTGACGGGGGGAGCAGCGCAGGAAGTTACAGCGAAAGGAGAGCTCATCATTAAAAGGAATGGCGGAGAGGAGATCTTGCGTGGCATTGATACGGTGGTGCTGGCCGTAGGTTACAAGTCGGTAACAGAACTTGAAGATGTACTTAAGGAAAAAGAAGTACCGTACGTCAAGATTGGGGATTGTTCCAAGCCGCGCAAGGTCCTAGATGCCACGTGGGAGGCTTTCCACGAGTGTTATTCGCTGTAA
- the istA gene encoding IS21 family transposase, which yields MKALGFSKRRTARVLAISRDTVSSYWDMAADEYTAMAELVKKQSSLIKYESVILGWLYRYPSMTSAQVYDWLLEHYNVQISERAVRRYIGALRREHSIAKNSQPRDYESVDELPMGYQMQIDFGEKSMRTPDGQYVKVYFIGVVLSHSRYKWGYFLDRPFCSVDLVNCLDMCFDHCGGVAHELVFDQDSIVTVSENYGDIIYTYEFEKYRKLHSLNIYLCRKSDPECKGKVESVVKYVKGNFLPNRFFMGIDILNRSFVEWLDRTGNRKKHGTTKKVPAEVFELERAHLRPILTIMETSTDASMNRIAIRFPLVLTTKKKRFALK from the coding sequence ATAAAGGCGCTTGGATTTTCAAAAAGAAGAACGGCCAGAGTATTGGCCATCAGCCGTGATACAGTTAGCAGCTATTGGGACATGGCCGCTGACGAATATACCGCAATGGCTGAGTTAGTCAAGAAGCAAAGCAGTCTCATCAAATATGAGTCTGTAATTCTTGGCTGGTTATATCGTTATCCATCCATGACTTCCGCACAAGTGTATGACTGGCTGCTGGAACATTACAATGTTCAAATATCCGAACGGGCAGTACGGCGATATATCGGTGCACTCCGGCGCGAACACAGCATTGCTAAAAACTCTCAACCTCGCGACTATGAATCTGTGGATGAATTACCCATGGGGTATCAGATGCAGATCGACTTTGGCGAAAAAAGCATGAGAACGCCTGACGGACAGTATGTGAAGGTCTATTTTATCGGCGTCGTCCTCTCCCATTCACGGTACAAATGGGGCTATTTCCTAGATCGACCCTTCTGCTCGGTGGATCTTGTAAACTGTCTGGATATGTGTTTTGACCATTGCGGCGGTGTCGCTCACGAGCTTGTATTTGACCAGGACAGCATTGTAACAGTCAGTGAAAATTACGGTGACATTATTTATACTTATGAATTCGAGAAGTACCGCAAACTCCATAGTTTAAACATCTATTTATGCCGGAAATCCGATCCGGAATGTAAGGGTAAGGTGGAATCGGTCGTCAAATATGTAAAAGGCAACTTCCTGCCCAATCGTTTTTTCATGGGTATTGATATTTTAAATCGCAGTTTTGTTGAGTGGCTTGACCGCACGGGAAATCGGAAGAAACATGGCACGACAAAAAAAGTACCGGCCGAGGTGTTCGAATTGGAACGCGCGCACCTTCGACCGATACTTACCATAATGGAAACATCTACTGATGCTAGTATGAATCGAATCGCTATTCGGTTCCCCTTGGTACTTACAACAAAGAAAAAGAGGTTTGCATTGAAGTAA
- a CDS encoding GNAT family N-acetyltransferase: MKILPLKITDYDRVYALWQTEHMGLNNVADTRDGIEKFLRRNPNTSFVAELDGDIVGAILCGNDGRSGYIYHACVSREHQNKKIGTRLVAKVFEALKAEEISDVTLAVYSDNEDGKRFWERMGFRARDFLTYRNKALVELEWYD, from the coding sequence ATGAAAATACTTCCACTTAAAATCACTGACTACGACCGTGTTTACGCCCTGTGGCAAACGGAGCATATGGGGTTGAATAATGTTGCTGACACTCGCGACGGCATTGAGAAATTTCTCCGTCGAAACCCAAACACTTCCTTTGTCGCGGAGCTTGACGGCGATATTGTTGGGGCGATTCTCTGCGGCAACGACGGACGCAGCGGCTACATTTATCATGCCTGCGTTTCACGCGAGCATCAGAATAAGAAAATCGGCACACGTCTTGTTGCAAAGGTGTTTGAAGCCTTGAAAGCCGAGGAGATATCCGATGTCACGCTTGCGGTGTATTCGGATAATGAGGACGGCAAACGCTTTTGGGAACGTATGGGATTTAGAGCGCGAGATTTCTTGACATATAGGAACAAGGCTCTTGTTGAGTTGGAGTGGTATGACTGA
- a CDS encoding 23S rRNA (pseudouridine(1915)-N(3))-methyltransferase RlmH, which produces MKITIVIVGKIKEKYLTAGIQEYLKRLTPHCSTRLRLCDSHRWNTVTLGGDVLDEELKRVVGRSYD; this is translated from the coding sequence ATGAAAATCACTATTGTCATAGTTGGCAAAATTAAAGAGAAGTATCTTACCGCAGGCATTCAGGAATATCTCAAGCGCCTAACACCTCACTGCTCTACTCGACTACGATTGTGCGATTCCCACCGCTGGAACACCGTCACGCTCGGCGGTGATGTGCTAGATGAAGAATTGAAACGGGTGGTTGGTCGGAGTTACGACTGA
- a CDS encoding nucleotidyltransferase domain-containing protein, with amino-acid sequence MGGKQVEIAVKDYLRILRNNKIAVEQAVLYGSQASDTADEDSDIDVVIISSDFGHDYVKEAVRLKMLTLDVNPDISPRPYSVDDYRKAKPGDFLYDEVISKGKVLS; translated from the coding sequence ATGGGTGGAAAGCAAGTTGAAATAGCTGTAAAGGATTACTTGCGCATTCTCCGTAATAACAAAATTGCGGTTGAGCAAGCTGTTTTGTATGGCTCTCAAGCGTCTGATACTGCTGATGAAGACAGTGATATTGATGTAGTCATTATATCTTCCGATTTCGGTCATGACTATGTAAAAGAGGCTGTACGACTAAAAATGCTGACACTGGATGTGAATCCTGACATATCACCACGGCCTTATTCAGTCGATGACTATCGAAAAGCCAAGCCAGGGGATTTCCTATATGATGAAGTCATCAGCAAAGGGAAAGTACTTTCGTAA